In one Photobacterium swingsii genomic region, the following are encoded:
- a CDS encoding DsbA family protein — MKNQNQTRTKITLIFTFILTVTFSPLTFAKTQQEKIEDINAMLQANPEIIDVLYDNLNAYFSQEEQFKQVLRDNHDYIYNNPDLPSFGASDPKLTIVVLTDFSCPWCKKLDPVVERIVKENPNDIKVIHILVPLKEMSSSANSTTFALNVWKNARDKFDAVNKMLISKPGLHDARSIMTVAKANGVEQYVAENAESTEMAKKNYQLFNDLGVRGTPAMLIDDQLLPGYLPYEQLAPMVEKMIAEKSK, encoded by the coding sequence ATGAAAAACCAAAACCAAACCCGAACTAAGATAACGCTCATTTTTACATTTATTTTGACTGTGACTTTTTCACCTTTGACATTTGCGAAGACACAGCAAGAGAAAATTGAAGATATTAACGCGATGCTACAGGCTAACCCTGAGATCATCGATGTGCTTTATGACAACCTGAATGCCTATTTTTCGCAAGAAGAGCAGTTTAAACAGGTGCTCAGGGATAATCATGACTATATCTACAATAATCCTGATTTACCGTCATTTGGTGCGAGTGATCCTAAGTTAACCATAGTGGTACTGACTGACTTTAGCTGTCCTTGGTGTAAAAAATTAGATCCAGTTGTAGAGCGGATCGTCAAAGAAAACCCTAACGATATTAAAGTGATTCATATTTTAGTTCCGCTGAAAGAGATGTCTTCCTCGGCAAACTCAACCACATTCGCGCTTAATGTATGGAAAAATGCCCGTGATAAGTTCGATGCCGTAAATAAAATGCTGATCAGTAAGCCTGGCTTGCATGATGCACGTTCTATCATGACAGTTGCGAAAGCGAATGGTGTTGAACAATATGTTGCAGAGAATGCAGAATCGACTGAGATGGCGAAGAAAAACTATCAGCTATTTAACGATCTTGGTGTGCGAGGAACACCAGCAATGCTAATTGACGATCAGTTGCTACCTGGGTATTTACCTTATGAACAGTTAGCGCCTATGGTCGAAAAGATGATAGCGGAAAAGTCGAAGTAA
- a CDS encoding oligogalacturonate-specific porin KdgM family protein — protein MNTTTKFMLASLLAASSAQALANDYKTTVEYRHQYLDGSEKHADRFKAFLDTGKNIGFELDARYSNDDGAFDAMTMNGSEFSAFYYKKLNKNIVGLVGTSLDFTSAGLVYVPYARLNYAFDNGFRIQGRYKWKFWDYGQQGTDGNSYHSKIQQFDTWLGYKTGDWDFQYEFQFWKEMSDNAQPLFDNGSTDYLHNARVMYSIKTADGENWRPFVEVGQVKQSRTTDERQIRYRVGIKYTW, from the coding sequence ATGAACACGACAACAAAATTTATGCTGGCCTCTTTATTAGCAGCATCATCAGCACAAGCACTGGCTAACGACTATAAAACTACGGTTGAATACCGCCACCAATATTTAGACGGTTCAGAAAAACATGCTGATCGTTTTAAAGCGTTTTTAGATACAGGTAAAAACATTGGTTTTGAACTCGATGCACGTTACTCAAATGATGACGGCGCCTTCGATGCGATGACCATGAATGGCTCAGAATTTTCAGCCTTCTATTACAAGAAACTGAATAAGAACATCGTTGGGTTAGTTGGTACCTCACTCGACTTTACTTCTGCGGGTCTTGTCTACGTGCCGTATGCACGTTTGAACTACGCGTTCGACAATGGTTTCCGTATCCAAGGCCGTTATAAGTGGAAATTCTGGGATTACGGTCAACAAGGTACTGACGGCAATAGCTACCATTCAAAAATCCAACAATTTGATACTTGGCTAGGTTATAAAACGGGTGACTGGGACTTCCAGTACGAGTTCCAATTCTGGAAAGAGATGTCTGACAACGCGCAACCACTATTTGATAACGGCTCTACCGACTACTTACACAATGCGCGCGTGATGTACTCCATTAAGACCGCAGACGGTGAAAACTGGCGTCCATTTGTTGAAGTGGGCCAAGTGAAACAAAGCCGCACTACCGATGAAAGACAAATCCGTTACCGTGTGGGTATTAAATACACATGGTAA